A single window of Rhipicephalus microplus isolate Deutch F79 chromosome 5, USDA_Rmic, whole genome shotgun sequence DNA harbors:
- the LOC119173530 gene encoding uncharacterized protein LOC119173530 isoform X2 produces MTRALAGDSMLKYLAGSFTLSSRTHVEVRSFSVVRIEKLFSLIAHSLADVHVVTLHVGTNNVGEEPLVLIARFRSLISRILDVNPSIRVVVSAILPRQASLRKCQWALSVRELEAFNTDAGETNAILQALCHKNGYGFVDGTCELMGMLKADGVHPTKHGSQLLACLLRAAIKQASKDLEASHNGALQQQHQKEKDHQKLQFQYSDQSKGLAQYWNNCSAHVGYHSRDHNKDLLPAIMSWS; encoded by the exons atgacccGTGCACTTGCCGGAGACTCAATGTTAAAGTACCTCGCAGGGTCTTTCACATTGAGCTCCAGGACACATGTCGAGGTTCGCTCATTCAGCGTTGTGCGGATCGAGAAATTGTTCTCTTTAATTGCTCATTCTCTGGCAGATGTGCACGTGGTCACTCTTCACGTTGGCACTAACAATGTCGGTGAAGAACCCCTCGTGCTGATTGCCAGGTTCCGATCACTGATCTCCAGAATTCTTGATGTCAATCCGTCAATCCGTGTTGTAGTGTCTGCAATTCTGCCGAGACAAGCGAGTTTGCGCAAGTGCCAGTGGGCGCTGTCTGTCAGAGAATTGGAGGCGTTCAACACGGATGCCGGGGAGACGAATGCCATTTTGCAGGCGCTGTGCCACAAGAACGGCTACGGTTTCGTGGACGGCACATGCGAGCTGATGGGGATGCTGAAGGCTGACGGCGTGCACCCGACGAAACATGGTAGCCAG CTGTTGGCGTGCCTGCTACGTGCAgccatcaagcaagcaagcaaggaccttgaggcaagccacaATGGAGCAttacagcagcagcaccagaaagAAAAGGACCACCAGAAGCTTCAATTCCAGTACAGTGATCAGTCAAAAGGGCTGGCACAGTATTGGAATAAT tgcagtgctcatgttggTTACCATTCACGAGACCATAACAAGGACCTGCTGCCAGCCATCATGTCCTGGTCCTGA
- the LOC119173530 gene encoding uncharacterized protein LOC119173530 isoform X1, translated as MTRALAGDSMLKYLAGSFTLSSRTHVEVRSFSVVRIEKLFSLIAHSLADVHVVTLHVGTNNVGEEPLVLIARFRSLISRILDVNPSIRVVVSAILPRQASLRKCQWALSVRELEAFNTDAGETNAILQALCHKNGYGFVDGTCELMGMLKADGVHPTKHGSQLLACLLRAAIKQASKDLEASHNGALQQQHQKEKDHQKLQFQYSDQSKGLAQYWNNVTNFPALSTDPMLVVAPASPCKEMWTDVARKSDSATIQCHSAMSVTPKVAETDTAHGYPSLPITAVACTRAPAVTVFVQVKRHPEHAPALVGGVWMQH; from the exons atgacccGTGCACTTGCCGGAGACTCAATGTTAAAGTACCTCGCAGGGTCTTTCACATTGAGCTCCAGGACACATGTCGAGGTTCGCTCATTCAGCGTTGTGCGGATCGAGAAATTGTTCTCTTTAATTGCTCATTCTCTGGCAGATGTGCACGTGGTCACTCTTCACGTTGGCACTAACAATGTCGGTGAAGAACCCCTCGTGCTGATTGCCAGGTTCCGATCACTGATCTCCAGAATTCTTGATGTCAATCCGTCAATCCGTGTTGTAGTGTCTGCAATTCTGCCGAGACAAGCGAGTTTGCGCAAGTGCCAGTGGGCGCTGTCTGTCAGAGAATTGGAGGCGTTCAACACGGATGCCGGGGAGACGAATGCCATTTTGCAGGCGCTGTGCCACAAGAACGGCTACGGTTTCGTGGACGGCACATGCGAGCTGATGGGGATGCTGAAGGCTGACGGCGTGCACCCGACGAAACATGGTAGCCAG CTGTTGGCGTGCCTGCTACGTGCAgccatcaagcaagcaagcaaggaccttgaggcaagccacaATGGAGCAttacagcagcagcaccagaaagAAAAGGACCACCAGAAGCTTCAATTCCAGTACAGTGATCAGTCAAAAGGGCTGGCACAGTATTGGAATAATGTAACTAATTTCCCAGCTCTTTCCACAGACCCTATGCTTGTTGTAGCCCCTGCATCTCCATGCAAGGAAATGTGGACGGACGTTGCACGGAAGTCTGATTCTGCTACCATACAATGTCACAGTGCGATGTCAGTGACACCTAAGGTCGCAGAAACAGACACTGCTCATGGGTACCCTTCACTGCCAATAACTGCAGTGGCATGCACCAGGGCTCCAGCTGTGACTGTTTTCGTTCAAGTAAAACGGCACCCTGAGCATGCTCCTGCACTTGTCGGTGGTGTGTGGATGCAGCACtaa